One Pyrofollis japonicus DNA window includes the following coding sequences:
- a CDS encoding RAD55 family ATPase: MSDDSTIDEEGKAAFSWGIDALDELLGQALIPGTSILVAGNPGAGKTTLAATICYHNARRGNPCLYVSFYEEEDRFINQMKRYGMDFGDPSLKGRFRYVKLPLILDVDALETMLETIHSYSEEIGARVIVVDSFTPMGMIVREEAKARELVQNFFYTLARMIQGIVVIIAEIPYGRQRVEIGGVEFVTDIVLILKHIVVNRLLTRILEIRKARGAPITVAELPFSIVEGRGIAVYAPPVIREIPLPRRDIVYELPCKLLKRVLGAIHPGEVIYGEYPADARVRQLLLPFTFGFIYKNKLKTLIISYRRSPQEIVEGIKSLLHLSDDDPCTQKLLDLIDVVALNPSAMSVEESYATEIETIRRKRPQLVLFERIDIPARMHRSSELFFKYLHDQLLVLRGLGVITIRASAYIDKEHYIKNSSISDIVFKMFRIIHGDRVDLKLYVWRYGAKPQIVSEKDIEECTQEILSMIKADCAESA, encoded by the coding sequence TTGAGCGATGATAGCACTATAGACGAGGAGGGCAAGGCTGCCTTCAGCTGGGGCATTGACGCTTTAGACGAGCTGCTTGGCCAAGCCCTCATTCCTGGAACAAGCATACTCGTTGCTGGCAATCCTGGCGCCGGCAAGACGACACTCGCGGCAACAATCTGCTATCATAACGCGAGACGTGGAAACCCGTGCCTCTATGTATCGTTCTACGAGGAAGAAGACAGATTCATAAACCAGATGAAGCGCTACGGCATGGACTTCGGGGACCCTAGTTTAAAGGGCCGATTCAGATACGTTAAATTACCATTGATACTCGACGTTGATGCCTTGGAGACAATGCTCGAAACAATACATAGTTATAGCGAGGAGATAGGCGCCAGAGTCATCGTGGTTGACAGTTTTACGCCCATGGGCATGATTGTCCGGGAAGAAGCTAAGGCTCGTGAACTCGTCCAAAACTTCTTCTACACCTTGGCACGCATGATACAAGGCATAGTCGTTATAATAGCTGAAATACCTTACGGGCGTCAACGTGTCGAAATAGGCGGTGTAGAATTCGTAACCGATATCGTACTTATACTTAAACACATAGTGGTTAATAGACTCTTAACAAGAATACTCGAAATAAGAAAAGCGCGTGGCGCTCCGATAACTGTAGCCGAGTTACCGTTCTCAATAGTTGAGGGAAGGGGAATAGCTGTCTACGCTCCGCCAGTAATAAGGGAAATACCCCTACCTAGGCGCGATATAGTGTATGAGCTTCCCTGTAAGCTTCTCAAAAGAGTGCTTGGCGCAATTCACCCAGGAGAGGTAATATATGGAGAATATCCGGCTGATGCGCGTGTCAGGCAGCTACTTCTTCCGTTCACGTTTGGATTTATTTATAAGAACAAGCTGAAGACATTGATTATAAGCTATCGTAGATCGCCGCAGGAAATAGTTGAAGGCATAAAGTCGCTACTACACTTATCTGACGACGATCCCTGTACACAAAAACTACTAGACCTAATAGACGTTGTTGCACTCAATCCCTCAGCAATGAGCGTTGAGGAGAGTTATGCAACAGAGATTGAGACAATAAGGAGGAAACGCCCACAGCTGGTCCTCTTCGAGAGAATTGATATACCTGCGCGAATGCACAGAAGTAGCGAACTATTCTTTAAGTATCTCCATGACCAGCTCCTCGTTCTCCGCGGCCTTGGAGTAATAACTATACGGGCCTCAGCCTACATAGATAAGGAACACTATATCAAGAATAGCAGTATTTCTGATATCGTGTTTAAGATGTTTAGAATTATCCATGGCGACAGAGTTGACCTAAAACTCTACGTCTGGAGGTATGGTGCAAAGCCGCAGATAGTCTCGGAGAAGGATATTGAGGAATGCACTCAAGAAATACTATCAATGATTAAAGCAGATTGTGCAGAGAGTGCGTAA
- a CDS encoding MazG nucleotide pyrophosphohydrolase domain-containing protein produces the protein MELRCLQEAMKKAFYERDSARGLYATFTWLVEEVGELAEALLKRDKSSIEEELADVLAWTLSIANLVGVDAEEAFRKKYGREIDAAGCTR, from the coding sequence ATGGAGCTGCGCTGCCTTCAAGAGGCAATGAAGAAGGCGTTCTATGAACGTGACTCTGCAAGAGGGCTCTACGCAACCTTTACTTGGCTTGTAGAGGAAGTAGGCGAGCTTGCTGAGGCGCTACTGAAGAGAGATAAGTCGTCGATTGAAGAGGAACTCGCAGACGTCCTTGCATGGACTCTCAGCATTGCGAACCTTGTAGGCGTTGATGCGGAGGAGGCTTTTAGAAAGAAATATGGCCGTGAAATAGATGCAGCAGGCTGTACTAGGTGA
- a CDS encoding geranylgeranylglyceryl/heptaprenylglyceryl phosphate synthase: MKPGRVEKELRKRIESGEKLFFLLSDPESPLPPRVVERFEQGGADALLIGGSLNVLPYDIDAYIDELRGDGVALPIILFPGGLNNISSKADAIFFMSLMNSLDPYWIVGAQISAALLIKRLGLEPIPTAYIIVGHGGAAGHVGKAQPIPYENPYIVASYAAAAEMLGYRFIYLEAGSGAPRPVPQEAVIYARKVTEDAVLVVGGGIRSPEKAKEFIGAGADAIVVGTLAEKDPEKALQVLQAIKKR, translated from the coding sequence TTGAAGCCGGGGAGAGTGGAGAAGGAGCTCCGGAAACGTATTGAGTCTGGGGAGAAGCTATTCTTCCTTCTCTCAGACCCAGAGTCGCCGCTTCCTCCTAGAGTAGTTGAGCGTTTTGAGCAGGGTGGCGCAGACGCGCTCCTCATAGGCGGAAGCCTTAACGTATTACCATACGATATAGATGCCTATATAGACGAGCTGCGAGGAGACGGCGTCGCTCTTCCAATAATATTGTTCCCGGGTGGGCTCAACAACATATCGTCGAAAGCAGATGCCATATTCTTCATGTCGCTAATGAATAGCCTTGATCCATACTGGATAGTTGGCGCACAGATCTCGGCTGCCCTCCTCATAAAGAGGCTAGGACTCGAGCCAATACCCACCGCATACATAATTGTGGGGCATGGTGGCGCGGCGGGCCACGTAGGCAAAGCGCAGCCAATACCGTATGAAAACCCGTACATAGTTGCATCCTACGCTGCTGCAGCAGAGATGCTGGGATACAGATTCATATACTTAGAGGCGGGCTCCGGGGCACCACGCCCAGTCCCGCAAGAAGCGGTAATATATGCGAGGAAGGTGACCGAAGACGCAGTCCTAGTAGTTGGTGGTGGAATACGTTCACCTGAAAAAGCTAAGGAGTTCATCGGGGCTGGAGCAGACGCCATAGTTGTCGGTACGCTTGCAGAGAAAGATCCTGAAAAGGCTCTCCAGGTACTACAAGCTATCAAAAAGCGTTAG
- a CDS encoding zinc-binding protein, with product MGRRRRKYRKTQLLRPQPRMPTVFECPHCGARAISVEIKKKERNERGEVKAIIRCGNCGLYAEMWVPEIFQPVDVYSKFLDAYLEGRIEVKFLKKAEERTISLEELGAEESELEAGESGEGAPETY from the coding sequence ATGGGTCGACGTAGGCGAAAGTATCGTAAGACGCAGTTGCTGCGCCCACAGCCACGTATGCCAACGGTGTTTGAGTGTCCGCATTGTGGTGCTAGGGCTATAAGTGTTGAGATTAAGAAGAAGGAGCGCAATGAGAGAGGCGAGGTCAAGGCGATAATAAGGTGCGGTAATTGTGGGCTCTACGCCGAGATGTGGGTTCCAGAAATATTCCAGCCGGTCGATGTCTACTCGAAGTTTCTTGACGCTTATCTTGAGGGCAGGATCGAGGTTAAGTTCCTAAAGAAGGCTGAGGAAAGGACCATAAGCTTAGAGGAGCTTGGAGCAGAGGAGAGCGAGCTTGAAGCCGGGGAGAGTGGAGAAGGAGCTCCGGAAACGTATTGA
- a CDS encoding DUF4350 domain-containing protein, producing the protein MWIPGRTTLLLISILSALYLSIATANIYTYQGSVYSTSPDNIYLTGTSDFYSMLARMGLRASLGSPFDLVSLSSSHNRILYVVIGPEKPFSDEEIDAIAQIVRSGKAVLLVADEVGVSNNLLENIVGVRVSGKMLRSNITSSGYIVPILCLNNVILSTKVSWITGLSHNTSVFCWAEPRPGKRFPVGTVTRVGSGYAIVISDSSIFSNFEMNGLEPFIPTKKIVAKLVSEIINKYGIDYVIVDDEHYSKNAVLSLSAGARKALAAFASISNALSSFTKENIIAEIIALFLLPLILSIAFAGIPPRTRNKEKPVITLDELSRELSKALSHHRAGNKDKR; encoded by the coding sequence TTGTGGATACCTGGAAGAACTACTCTATTGCTGATATCAATTCTTAGTGCTCTATACCTTTCAATAGCTACAGCTAATATCTATACGTACCAGGGTTCAGTATACTCCACGAGCCCTGATAACATATACTTGACTGGAACTAGCGACTTCTACTCAATGCTGGCCAGAATGGGTCTGAGAGCTAGTCTTGGCTCCCCATTCGACTTGGTATCATTATCAAGCTCACATAACAGAATATTATACGTTGTGATTGGGCCCGAGAAGCCTTTTAGCGATGAAGAAATTGACGCTATCGCCCAGATAGTTAGGAGCGGTAAGGCTGTGCTTCTAGTAGCTGACGAGGTCGGTGTTTCTAATAACTTGTTGGAGAACATTGTAGGCGTTCGCGTATCGGGCAAGATGCTTAGGAGCAATATTACTTCGAGCGGCTATATAGTCCCAATACTGTGTCTTAATAACGTTATATTATCTACCAAGGTTTCATGGATAACTGGTTTATCACACAATACTAGCGTTTTCTGCTGGGCAGAGCCCCGTCCAGGGAAGCGGTTTCCAGTAGGAACAGTTACTAGAGTTGGAAGCGGCTATGCCATAGTTATTAGCGACTCAAGCATCTTTTCCAACTTTGAGATGAATGGCTTAGAGCCCTTTATCCCAACTAAGAAAATTGTTGCCAAGCTTGTAAGTGAAATAATTAACAAATACGGCATAGACTATGTCATAGTAGATGATGAGCATTATAGCAAGAATGCCGTGCTATCTTTGTCTGCAGGCGCACGGAAAGCATTGGCAGCTTTTGCATCAATATCTAACGCGCTATCCAGCTTTACGAAGGAGAACATTATTGCCGAAATTATAGCACTATTCCTATTGCCGCTCATATTGTCCATAGCATTTGCAGGTATACCACCGAGGACAAGGAATAAGGAAAAACCCGTCATAACACTTGATGAACTTTCTAGAGAACTCTCAAAAGCGCTAAGTCATCATAGAGCAGGAAACAAGGATAAGAGATAA
- a CDS encoding AAA family ATPase, with protein sequence MSVFSKIVDEVSKVIVGKRSEIEYIVATILAGGHVLLEGVPGVAKTTIAKAIASAMALEFKRIQFTPDLLPSDIIGTYVYRNGRFEFEKGPIFADLVLVDEINRASPKTQAALLEAMQERQVTVWGNTFKLSPVFIVIATMNPVEFEGVYPLSEAQVDRFMSKIIIGLPSRDELVDILARLRRIEEWPVKPVITRDELVKAREEIWNIYVDKNILYYVASIVEATHKSPYVRLGASPRAAISMVQVARGLAYIDGVRHVTADHVKKAAWPALRHRIILKPEAKLSGITPEKIIEEVLATIPPP encoded by the coding sequence TTGAGCGTCTTTTCCAAGATCGTTGACGAAGTGTCTAAGGTAATTGTTGGAAAACGTTCAGAAATAGAATACATCGTCGCAACTATTCTTGCTGGCGGCCATGTTCTCCTAGAAGGTGTTCCGGGAGTAGCAAAAACAACCATAGCTAAGGCGATCGCGTCTGCCATGGCTCTAGAATTCAAGCGTATACAGTTTACGCCGGATCTTCTCCCGAGCGACATAATCGGTACCTATGTCTACCGTAATGGGAGATTTGAGTTCGAGAAAGGCCCGATATTTGCAGACCTAGTTCTCGTTGACGAGATTAACCGTGCTAGCCCGAAGACTCAGGCAGCGCTTCTAGAAGCCATGCAGGAGAGACAAGTAACAGTTTGGGGGAATACCTTCAAGCTTTCACCGGTATTTATTGTTATAGCTACAATGAACCCTGTAGAATTCGAAGGAGTATATCCATTAAGTGAAGCACAAGTAGATAGGTTTATGTCAAAAATCATTATAGGTCTTCCTTCACGTGATGAGCTTGTTGATATTCTTGCAAGGCTGCGCCGGATCGAGGAGTGGCCCGTTAAGCCGGTTATAACTAGAGACGAGCTAGTAAAAGCGAGAGAAGAGATATGGAATATCTATGTCGATAAGAACATATTGTACTATGTTGCCTCGATTGTTGAAGCTACGCATAAGAGCCCGTATGTGCGTCTTGGTGCATCGCCTAGAGCTGCGATTTCAATGGTCCAAGTGGCTAGGGGACTTGCATATATAGATGGAGTTCGCCATGTAACAGCTGACCATGTTAAGAAAGCTGCTTGGCCGGCTCTAAGGCATCGTATAATTCTCAAACCTGAAGCAAAGCTCTCCGGCATAACGCCGGAAAAGATAATTGAGGAAGTACTAGCAACTATCCCGCCGCCATGA
- a CDS encoding DUF58 domain-containing protein, producing the protein MDVASTSKAIAMLYATVLLFVAGFLGAYPLVTLSLSLFLASITVSEYLLAKKYLHVLRRLSVKRIANPSSAPETLPVRVFTTICNGSSEGITDIIVDEEKPPRTKRIPSSTGFIVDVPPSSCTSYAYGLTGAPGLAVSRRVVLEKYSPLGLFVAITEREEILTIRYYPLFASVTQSIYSGESLGLQEIYSRRIKGVGTEFYSIREYVPGDDPRRIVWAAVARTGKLMVREDLAELRLRIHVFVDVSRPMWVGEPGKSPGDEALRLASSLADNARRAGGLLGYTFFSGEVWFNRYPGNASEVFTELYNRTSMVDPYIATPRRSLRRALEEASIAAEHMPLIIITGPGISINSDDIAEIARNRLAPTVIIYLKPPESIEAIEAEAKSLRNKFSNIPGALFIDAKSLGEALEALRIYAWRIARYAA; encoded by the coding sequence GTGGACGTGGCTTCAACTTCTAAAGCAATTGCTATGCTGTATGCAACCGTTTTGCTTTTTGTAGCCGGTTTTCTCGGCGCCTATCCCCTCGTGACTCTTTCCCTGTCACTATTCCTTGCATCAATAACGGTGTCGGAATACCTATTAGCAAAGAAGTATCTACATGTTCTTCGCCGCCTTAGCGTTAAGAGGATAGCTAACCCGTCGTCGGCACCGGAAACATTACCTGTAAGAGTGTTTACAACAATATGCAATGGTTCAAGCGAGGGAATAACCGATATCATTGTTGATGAGGAGAAACCTCCAAGAACGAAAAGGATTCCGAGCTCAACAGGATTCATAGTGGATGTTCCGCCTTCATCATGCACCAGCTATGCCTATGGCTTGACCGGTGCTCCAGGCCTTGCAGTCTCGCGAAGAGTGGTGCTGGAGAAATATTCTCCCTTAGGCCTATTTGTAGCTATTACTGAAAGAGAGGAAATCCTGACCATCCGCTATTACCCGTTATTCGCCTCGGTAACTCAGTCAATATATTCTGGCGAATCGCTCGGACTCCAAGAAATTTATTCGAGGCGTATCAAGGGTGTAGGCACAGAGTTCTACAGTATAAGGGAATACGTTCCAGGCGACGATCCACGCAGAATCGTTTGGGCAGCCGTAGCTCGTACAGGAAAACTCATGGTTCGAGAAGATTTAGCAGAGCTGCGCCTCCGAATACATGTATTCGTAGACGTGTCTAGGCCCATGTGGGTCGGCGAGCCCGGCAAATCACCAGGCGACGAGGCACTAAGACTTGCATCATCACTGGCAGATAATGCTAGGCGTGCTGGAGGACTCCTCGGCTATACGTTCTTCTCGGGCGAGGTATGGTTTAACCGATATCCTGGAAACGCTAGCGAGGTCTTTACAGAACTCTATAACAGGACCTCCATGGTTGATCCCTACATTGCTACGCCTCGAAGAAGCCTGCGACGGGCTCTCGAAGAAGCCTCGATTGCTGCAGAGCATATGCCCTTGATAATAATTACTGGTCCAGGAATATCTATCAATTCTGACGACATTGCAGAAATTGCTCGTAATCGCCTCGCGCCAACAGTCATAATTTATCTTAAGCCTCCAGAAAGTATTGAAGCCATAGAGGCTGAGGCAAAGAGTTTACGAAACAAGTTCTCCAATATCCCAGGCGCCTTATTTATAGACGCCAAATCGCTTGGAGAGGCGCTCGAGGCGTTACGAATATACGCATGGAGGATTGCCAGATATGCGGCTTAG
- a CDS encoding preprotein translocase subunit Sec61beta, producing the protein MPKSRRRTKPSGKEEKAKDTSPTVFTAAGLLAFSEEEAVIKLKPIHVLISTIALIAIVLTFSII; encoded by the coding sequence ATGCCTAAGAGCAGGCGACGCACTAAGCCGTCCGGTAAGGAAGAGAAGGCGAAAGATACCTCACCTACCGTGTTTACAGCAGCCGGACTCCTAGCGTTCAGTGAGGAAGAAGCAGTCATTAAGCTTAAGCCTATACATGTGTTAATATCAACGATTGCTCTTATAGCAATAGTTTTAACGTTTTCAATAATCTGA
- a CDS encoding TiaS agmantine-binding domain-containing protein encodes MILAIGIDSFDTAFAGCTTHFSSILAYIISRNGYILADYPWLVRLNPAVPWKTRGNGAIALHIYVDGLNDAKDIIRILHDLGKAYNISPKASYVSILFSIDDMSQYLDEVRPKCLTQLYHRAVHEALPLDIAHECIRETRASSDGRILSITGDTNRGIIGATAALGMTLDDYTFELTVYRKIENWSKPRRIDPQSVVEFDIRTKPLTFMNYDYTINKPLIAPHGYDPVLYAVRGDDPLVLKKALEIIDPGEDPSHWILHRSNQATDAHLREKMVEDIHPYDNPLVTGILRKAYWISGGHLIGELCDNTGCISVAFYRETGWLRHFAYRAASRFKVTIGGQVKPHAGRVTLNAEIMILRECIDAYACSQRFPVTVKPPYHAFHHLMRPLERKHVMYTSSSIVFPRTNDDVLPERLQYS; translated from the coding sequence TTGATACTGGCCATAGGAATAGATAGTTTTGATACCGCCTTTGCTGGGTGCACCACACATTTTTCCTCAATACTAGCCTACATTATCTCAAGGAATGGTTACATCTTAGCAGATTATCCGTGGCTCGTAAGGCTCAACCCTGCTGTGCCCTGGAAAACACGTGGAAACGGAGCTATAGCACTACACATCTATGTTGACGGGCTTAACGATGCAAAGGATATTATAAGGATATTGCATGACCTTGGAAAAGCGTATAACATAAGCCCAAAGGCTTCCTATGTATCAATTCTATTTAGTATCGATGATATGAGTCAATACTTGGACGAGGTCAGGCCCAAGTGTCTTACACAGCTTTACCACAGGGCAGTCCACGAAGCATTACCACTTGACATCGCCCATGAATGCATTAGGGAGACTAGAGCGAGCAGTGACGGGAGAATATTAAGCATCACGGGAGATACTAATAGGGGGATAATAGGAGCAACAGCAGCCCTTGGAATGACGCTAGACGACTATACCTTTGAGCTAACAGTTTACAGAAAGATCGAAAACTGGTCAAAACCCCGAAGAATAGACCCCCAAAGCGTTGTGGAGTTCGATATACGAACAAAGCCTCTAACATTCATGAACTATGACTACACAATAAACAAGCCACTAATAGCACCACACGGTTATGACCCTGTTCTCTACGCGGTGCGCGGCGACGATCCACTTGTTCTCAAAAAGGCTTTAGAAATAATTGATCCAGGAGAAGATCCTTCGCACTGGATCCTACATAGAAGTAATCAAGCAACAGATGCGCACCTCAGAGAAAAAATGGTTGAAGATATACATCCGTACGATAATCCTCTTGTAACAGGAATATTAAGGAAGGCATACTGGATTAGCGGAGGTCACTTAATAGGAGAGCTATGCGACAATACAGGATGTATAAGTGTCGCATTCTATCGAGAAACAGGCTGGCTCAGACACTTTGCTTACCGTGCTGCAAGTAGATTTAAGGTAACTATCGGAGGACAAGTAAAGCCTCACGCTGGCCGAGTAACCCTTAATGCTGAGATCATGATTCTTAGAGAATGCATTGATGCATATGCATGTTCTCAACGATTTCCCGTCACCGTTAAGCCGCCGTATCATGCATTTCACCACCTAATGAGGCCTTTAGAGCGCAAACACGTAATGTACACATCCTCGTCAATTGTTTTCCCTAGAACTAATGACGATGTATTGCCGGAAAGACTTCAGTACAGCTAA
- a CDS encoding Lrp/AsnC ligand binding domain-containing protein, whose amino-acid sequence MPKAIVLINTEIGADEEVFEKLKTIPEIKAVYMVYGLYDIIAIVESDDMNKLRNIIYNSIRSHGKVRSTLTMIVVKDHERK is encoded by the coding sequence ATGCCCAAAGCGATAGTCTTAATAAATACCGAAATAGGTGCAGATGAAGAAGTATTCGAAAAACTCAAGACTATTCCCGAGATAAAGGCTGTCTACATGGTATACGGGCTCTACGACATAATAGCAATAGTAGAAAGCGATGATATGAACAAGCTGAGAAACATAATTTATAATAGTATAAGGAGTCACGGAAAGGTTAGATCCACGCTAACAATGATAGTTGTAAAAGATCATGAAAGGAAGTAA
- a CDS encoding DUF367 family protein: MVRLYAIYYRHDNPHYNTVVKLAKTGIVSLVRKPLPGTLLLDPLSPIPVSRMDKGIIEQRGITVIDTSWRKFTNILKRFRGVRRRLPLLLAANPVNYGKPYLLSSAEALAASLIIAGFEKEADNLLSRFKWGEEFMKINKRYLERYVAATTSAQVIQEECNIISELAQIEECNTEVLERIIGNILLQYVEKGK; this comes from the coding sequence ATGGTAAGGCTTTACGCTATTTACTATCGCCACGATAATCCACATTACAATACTGTTGTAAAGCTAGCCAAGACTGGTATAGTAAGCTTAGTTAGGAAGCCGCTGCCCGGTACCCTGCTTCTCGACCCGCTATCGCCTATACCGGTATCCAGAATGGATAAAGGAATTATCGAGCAGCGAGGCATTACAGTAATAGACACGTCTTGGAGAAAATTTACCAACATATTGAAGCGTTTTAGAGGCGTTAGAAGAAGGTTGCCACTCCTCCTTGCCGCGAATCCAGTGAACTATGGGAAGCCATATCTGCTCAGCAGCGCAGAAGCGTTAGCAGCATCGCTAATAATTGCGGGGTTCGAGAAGGAAGCAGATAATCTGCTATCTAGGTTCAAATGGGGAGAAGAATTTATGAAAATAAATAAGAGGTACCTTGAAAGATACGTGGCAGCAACGACATCGGCTCAAGTAATTCAGGAAGAGTGCAACATAATTAGTGAACTAGCGCAAATAGAGGAATGCAATACGGAGGTCTTGGAAAGAATTATCGGAAACATATTGCTTCAATATGTTGAGAAAGGAAAGTAG
- the cca gene encoding CCA tRNA nucleotidyltransferase, which translates to MAQSWCPSSIRLVQQYQPSSSPCFIPYREGHVNISIQITTRIVEGARRVLECLHNDVEKKVLELIVPRSEDYEMLKRVVDKVRKLIISILEGLGIHDALVTAEGSFAKDTWLRGDVDIDLFILLPHENCLSIINQGLVARIESSLRNMGYRVEKRYAQHPYLRLLYSGVWIEIVPGCRVKDPSKPITAVDRTPYHREFVLKNTSPEQRNEIRLLKSFLKGIGVYGAEIAVQGFSGYLAELLIIKYKCFRSLLDNASKKWKPRLVITLSEKEKQHVDRLLETYSNAPLIFPDPVDPKRNVAAALSYKSFSLFITAAKMYLRIPRYEFFHVFTPHKTPYPGQIGAKAADRIDHTVLIVLTPPEKEAPDNLWGIAKRVARIITRILESNGFIVDDYSVYAKEDGTRAYISVEVENPVLPSYELRRGPPAWAGENAERFLRKHLSSEDTIGPWIDDAGRLVALKKRRYRRPEELLASTIRDLLPKAAKSYTIRVGKALALIENLDRDELAWLEKFVEKTPHWMKPYRWK; encoded by the coding sequence ATGGCTCAGAGCTGGTGTCCGTCATCAATTAGGCTTGTTCAGCAATACCAGCCCTCTTCATCGCCATGTTTTATACCATATCGCGAAGGACACGTAAATATCTCTATCCAGATAACGACACGCATAGTGGAAGGTGCAAGGAGAGTCTTGGAGTGTCTTCACAACGATGTCGAGAAAAAAGTACTTGAGCTAATTGTACCCCGCAGCGAGGATTATGAAATGCTTAAAAGAGTAGTTGATAAGGTGAGAAAACTAATCATTTCAATTCTAGAAGGATTGGGGATCCACGATGCATTGGTCACCGCCGAGGGAAGCTTTGCCAAGGATACTTGGCTTCGAGGAGACGTCGATATAGACTTATTTATTCTCTTACCACATGAAAACTGCCTTAGCATCATAAATCAAGGCCTAGTAGCCCGGATTGAATCAAGCCTAAGGAATATGGGCTATCGTGTCGAAAAGAGATATGCACAACACCCATATCTACGACTACTATACAGCGGCGTATGGATAGAGATTGTTCCCGGATGTAGAGTAAAAGATCCATCAAAACCAATAACAGCTGTTGACAGAACCCCCTACCATCGAGAATTCGTGCTAAAAAACACGTCCCCGGAGCAAAGAAACGAGATACGATTGCTGAAATCCTTCTTAAAGGGCATAGGAGTCTATGGGGCAGAAATAGCTGTGCAAGGATTCTCAGGATACCTAGCTGAATTGCTTATAATCAAGTATAAATGCTTTAGATCACTACTAGACAATGCATCAAAGAAATGGAAGCCCAGACTCGTTATAACGCTTAGCGAGAAAGAGAAACAACACGTGGATAGGCTATTAGAAACTTACAGCAATGCTCCTCTGATATTTCCTGACCCCGTAGACCCTAAACGAAACGTTGCCGCAGCATTATCGTACAAATCGTTCTCATTATTCATCACTGCCGCCAAAATGTATCTCAGAATTCCGAGATATGAGTTCTTCCACGTATTTACTCCACATAAGACTCCTTATCCGGGACAGATAGGCGCAAAAGCCGCCGACCGCATAGACCACACTGTACTCATAGTCCTAACACCACCAGAGAAAGAAGCCCCAGATAATCTATGGGGGATAGCCAAACGCGTGGCGAGAATAATAACCCGCATCTTAGAGAGCAATGGGTTCATCGTAGACGATTACAGCGTCTATGCCAAGGAAGACGGCACAAGAGCTTATATCTCGGTAGAGGTTGAGAACCCGGTCTTACCAAGCTACGAGCTACGAAGAGGCCCACCTGCATGGGCGGGTGAAAACGCTGAAAGGTTTCTACGGAAACACCTCAGTAGCGAGGACACTATTGGGCCCTGGATTGACGACGCTGGGCGGCTCGTAGCACTGAAGAAGAGACGATATCGCAGGCCAGAAGAACTCCTAGCAAGCACTATTAGAGACTTGCTCCCAAAAGCAGCAAAGAGCTATACTATACGTGTCGGAAAAGCTCTAGCCCTTATAGAGAACCTTGACAGGGACGAATTAGCATGGCTGGAGAAATTCGTAGAAAAGACACCGCATTGGATGAAGCCATACCGCTGGAAGTAG